The following are encoded together in the Kribbella sp. CA-293567 genome:
- a CDS encoding trimeric intracellular cation channel family protein produces the protein MSGWPLQVLDLVGIFVFGITGALVGVRKQLDVFGIQVLALVTGLGGGFIRDVLIGATPPAALVDWRYLVVPVVAGLITFFLHPRIGRVERLVNIFDAAGLALFCVTGATKALAYGLPPLSAALVGTISGIGGGVIRDLLSNRVPVVLRSEIYATPAFLGAGIVVVVDALNYHAPWTTLAAATVCFVIRIFAIRRGWNAPLPRMS, from the coding sequence GTGAGTGGATGGCCTCTGCAGGTGCTCGATCTGGTCGGCATCTTCGTGTTCGGGATCACGGGCGCGCTGGTCGGAGTACGCAAACAGCTGGATGTGTTCGGCATCCAGGTGCTGGCGCTGGTGACCGGGCTGGGCGGTGGATTCATCCGCGACGTACTGATCGGCGCGACTCCACCGGCCGCGCTGGTCGATTGGCGCTACCTCGTCGTGCCGGTCGTGGCTGGGCTGATCACCTTCTTCCTGCACCCACGGATCGGCCGCGTCGAGCGCCTGGTGAACATCTTCGACGCCGCCGGCCTCGCGCTCTTCTGTGTCACCGGCGCCACGAAGGCACTGGCGTACGGCCTCCCGCCATTGTCCGCGGCGCTCGTCGGCACCATCTCCGGCATCGGCGGCGGCGTCATCCGCGACCTGCTCTCGAACCGCGTCCCCGTCGTACTGCGCAGCGAGATCTACGCGACCCCCGCGTTCCTCGGCGCCGGCATCGTCGTTGTCGTCGACGCCCTGAACTACCACGCACCCTGGACCACCCTGGCAGCCGCGACCGTCTGCTTCGTCATCCGGATCTTCGCCATCCGCCGAGGCTGGAACGCACCGCTACCGCGCATGTCCTAG
- a CDS encoding phosphotransferase: MSGAPVVDYTATSARPPWSALPESLRTALAVALGTDIVKAGPSVTSGFTGGFAAPLYLADGREVFVKAAENSQHAYSAYQREAELVPQLPITIRAPRIIATAHAATGRPTASASVPEAAPVPGPPASPTTAGSIATEGEAHWFAVASERIDARMPGMPWTPEDFATVTATCEAMAQALTPSPFADLKPFAAEVGSAGFPRLRPADILNGNAPLPDGLPPWLPQHLQELQDLVDLHPTALAGSSAAHTDLRPDNLLIDRSGTCWTVDWNWLSLAPPWFDWAGLLPLAHRAGIDTAAAIEASPLTSAVPAEHLDCFAATIAVYMMDKLDAPPPPGCTPELRRHQRLYAWAFLDWLAVRRDWA, translated from the coding sequence ATGAGCGGAGCACCCGTCGTCGACTACACCGCCACTTCGGCGCGGCCACCATGGAGCGCCCTGCCCGAGTCGCTCCGTACTGCGCTGGCAGTTGCCTTGGGCACCGACATCGTGAAGGCAGGCCCCTCGGTCACCTCCGGTTTCACCGGCGGCTTCGCAGCTCCTCTGTACCTCGCCGACGGCCGCGAGGTTTTCGTCAAAGCCGCCGAGAACTCCCAGCACGCGTACTCGGCGTACCAGCGCGAAGCCGAACTGGTCCCCCAGCTTCCCATCACCATCCGAGCTCCCCGAATCATCGCCACCGCCCACGCCGCCACCGGCCGCCCCACGGCGTCAGCCTCAGTTCCTGAAGCAGCCCCGGTTCCCGGACCACCCGCTAGCCCTACCACCGCGGGAAGCATCGCGACCGAGGGCGAAGCCCATTGGTTCGCGGTCGCCTCCGAGCGGATCGACGCCCGCATGCCGGGCATGCCGTGGACTCCAGAGGACTTCGCCACCGTCACCGCGACTTGCGAAGCGATGGCCCAAGCCCTCACCCCCAGCCCGTTCGCTGACCTCAAACCGTTCGCAGCCGAGGTCGGCTCGGCAGGCTTCCCCCGCCTTCGCCCCGCCGACATCCTCAACGGCAACGCGCCTCTCCCCGACGGCCTCCCACCCTGGCTACCCCAGCACCTGCAAGAACTGCAGGACTTGGTCGACCTCCACCCCACAGCCCTCGCCGGTAGCTCCGCCGCCCACACCGACCTCCGCCCGGACAACCTCCTCATCGACCGCTCCGGCACCTGCTGGACAGTCGACTGGAACTGGCTCTCCCTCGCCCCACCCTGGTTCGACTGGGCCGGCCTGTTGCCACTCGCCCACCGCGCCGGCATCGACACCGCCGCGGCGATCGAGGCGAGCCCCCTCACCAGCGCAGTACCGGCCGAGCACCTGGACTGCTTCGCCGCCACGATCGCCGTCTACATGATGGACAAGCTCGACGCTCCGCCGCCGCCTGGCTGCACTCCGGAGTTGCGCCGTCACCAGCGCCTCTACGCCTGGGCGTTCCTCGACTGGCTCGCCGTCCGCCGCGATTGGGCCTGA
- the fdhD gene encoding formate dehydrogenase accessory sulfurtransferase FdhD, with protein MSKGPTTRFKVEVQDGAKTSRREDVVVTEEPLELRLEWPGRPPEPLVVTMRTPGSDFELAAGFCLAEGFAVRPGAISTVAYCTDVKLTRDQQFNTVTVTFDGPPDREPPQRYGVTSAACGVCGQQSLDELVERDYDPVDPVQVPLDVVLRLPDLLREAQPTFGRTGGLHAAGLFTPDGRKVVVREDVGRHNAVDKVVGWTVLNQHSRKGLALVVSGRMGYEIIQKAVAAGLGMIIAVGAPSSLAVDLARRFDVTLVGFTRGERCVIYSAPDRVLR; from the coding sequence ATGAGCAAAGGGCCAACCACCAGATTCAAGGTCGAGGTGCAGGACGGCGCCAAGACGTCCCGGCGGGAGGACGTGGTGGTCACCGAGGAGCCGCTCGAGCTTCGCCTCGAATGGCCCGGCCGGCCGCCGGAGCCGCTGGTGGTCACCATGCGCACGCCCGGATCGGACTTCGAACTGGCCGCCGGATTCTGCTTGGCCGAAGGCTTCGCCGTCCGGCCGGGCGCGATCTCCACCGTCGCCTACTGCACCGACGTCAAGCTGACCCGGGACCAGCAGTTCAACACCGTCACAGTCACCTTCGACGGTCCGCCCGACCGCGAGCCACCCCAGCGGTACGGCGTCACCTCCGCCGCCTGCGGAGTCTGCGGCCAGCAGTCCCTGGACGAACTCGTCGAGCGCGACTACGACCCGGTCGATCCGGTGCAGGTCCCGTTGGACGTCGTACTGCGCCTGCCGGATCTTCTGCGCGAAGCCCAACCCACGTTCGGCCGCACCGGCGGTCTGCACGCGGCCGGACTGTTCACGCCTGACGGCCGGAAGGTCGTCGTACGGGAGGATGTCGGCCGCCACAACGCGGTCGACAAGGTGGTCGGCTGGACCGTCCTCAACCAGCACAGCCGCAAGGGTCTGGCGCTGGTCGTGAGCGGCCGGATGGGCTACGAGATCATCCAGAAGGCGGTCGCCGCCGGCCTCGGCATGATCATCGCGGTCGGCGCGCCGTCCAGTCTCGCCGTCGATCTGGCGAGGCGGTTCGACGTCACCCTGGTCGGGTTCACCCGCGGCGAGCGCTGTGTGATCTACAGCGCACCGGATCGCGTCCTGCGCTGA
- a CDS encoding sigma-70 family RNA polymerase sigma factor produces MSEETALPWPRVVDPSAGSPADLMARVARGDSEAFAELYDLMAPRVYGLIRRVLRNPAQSEEVTQEVMVEIWRTATRYDADRGSLTSWVLTMAHRRAIDRVRSEQSSSDREQAVAAASSTTEYDEVAETVTANLEVEQVRHCLSSLTELQRESVTLAYYGGYSYREVAELLDAKLATIKARMRDGLIRLRDCLGVTGR; encoded by the coding sequence GTGAGCGAGGAGACGGCCCTACCGTGGCCGCGGGTGGTCGATCCGTCCGCGGGGAGTCCGGCCGACCTGATGGCCAGGGTCGCGCGCGGCGACTCCGAGGCGTTCGCGGAGCTGTACGACCTGATGGCGCCTCGCGTCTACGGCCTGATCCGGCGCGTCCTGCGCAACCCGGCCCAGTCCGAGGAGGTCACCCAGGAGGTGATGGTCGAGATCTGGCGGACCGCCACCCGGTACGACGCCGACCGCGGCTCGCTGACCTCGTGGGTCCTGACGATGGCGCACCGCCGCGCGATCGACCGGGTCCGCTCGGAGCAGTCGTCGAGCGATCGGGAACAAGCGGTCGCGGCGGCGAGTTCGACCACGGAGTACGACGAGGTCGCGGAGACGGTCACCGCCAACCTCGAGGTCGAACAGGTCAGACACTGCTTGTCCTCGCTGACCGAGCTGCAGCGGGAATCGGTGACGCTGGCCTACTACGGCGGCTATTCGTACCGGGAAGTGGCGGAGTTGCTCGACGCCAAACTTGCAACGATCAAAGCACGTATGCGCGACGGTCTGATCCGGTTGCGCGACTGCCTGGGTGTGACGGGGAGGTGA
- a CDS encoding anti-sigma factor, which yields MTTPDVHALTGPYVLNALPEDERIGFEEHLADCQSCSAEVAELREAANKLGTAVASEPPPALKARVLAEITKTRQLHPLVKPEVPLPAPVQLQRKGFSRRSFFSLAAAGLAVAGAGGIAIDQYRDNSQAQRQNDQLAGLLAESDAQTVRGNLKNGGQATVVMSSTKDRAIVLLRDLPALPDDKTYQLWLMDKGRDMHSVGLATGDDSKLIQGGVADKIAFGLTVENKPGATAPTLTTATVIPMV from the coding sequence ATGACGACACCGGACGTGCACGCGCTGACCGGTCCCTACGTACTGAACGCTCTGCCCGAGGACGAACGGATCGGTTTCGAGGAGCACCTCGCCGACTGCCAGTCCTGCAGCGCGGAGGTAGCGGAGCTGCGTGAGGCGGCCAACAAGCTCGGCACTGCGGTCGCCAGCGAACCGCCACCGGCCCTCAAGGCTCGCGTCCTCGCCGAGATCACCAAGACCCGGCAACTGCATCCGCTGGTGAAGCCGGAAGTACCGCTGCCCGCGCCGGTGCAGCTCCAACGCAAGGGCTTCAGCCGCCGTTCCTTCTTCAGCCTCGCGGCGGCCGGACTCGCCGTCGCCGGCGCGGGTGGAATCGCGATCGACCAGTACCGCGACAACTCCCAGGCCCAACGGCAGAACGACCAGCTTGCCGGTCTGCTGGCCGAGTCGGACGCGCAGACGGTTCGCGGCAACCTGAAGAACGGCGGTCAGGCAACGGTCGTGATGTCCTCCACCAAGGACCGGGCCATCGTCCTGCTCCGCGACCTCCCCGCGCTGCCGGACGACAAGACCTACCAACTCTGGCTGATGGACAAGGGCCGCGACATGCACTCCGTCGGCCTGGCCACCGGAGACGACTCCAAACTCATCCAGGGCGGCGTCGCCGACAAGATCGCCTTCGGCCTCACCGTCGAGAACAAACCCGGCGCCACCGCCCCCACCCTCACCACCGCAACCGTCATCCCGATGGTTTGA
- a CDS encoding nucleotidyltransferase domain-containing protein, which yields MYPVDPANGYRVRARDLEFLGYSEEQLGWWQGKAAPNGLTPGQFREFRTSLLDALRGDGIAVDSVEAFVKGSSVTFFGNTRKSLPTAAELTGLPEAKARLDKWLGDDPDRPRSRLFDAMHRLGLEQPSDVDLVISSDEMVRRVRERFASDPAHGLDDYLHPKYRFVRKALMNETFPGLADWAERWQGQLGREVTPAVFGLREEEVEPPDLDQGVRWKIAGPEALPLGSAAAEVERLGGRRSYEDVLRVAPPVLPSPPESAALRGNQVSAVDRALLRFLDAEVNLSADAYRVLGERVGQVHQAFTADTVFSANENRLLGQGSCFFGTAIQPVAGRGLDVDVLLELPYRADWEPRRYLTEAERALRESGVGADAVERQSRNVRIDFPGEVHVDVVPMVMLPSGEKAIVNFDEDAFQPVDPAGMAEWIDQQDERSGGSLRPVVRLLKYARAMDGQLPCAPISLTVMLGEQVRSSAEITRDSGLTGDLSRLVDGLCEATASPEQKPRIVDPSRPEVNFDHRWKWGDYQQFRVGIRDYRERLTTALRTDPEGLRPEVWTPVFGREFARYLEGGGVEPASSSESEVGRRGNGVRRDVGGVGQGSGDSRRDAEAVKQGSGDSRRDAEAAKQGSGDPRRDVGAAGQGNGGSRRDVELRASMAKAFGGAVPTGRVVRAVESRQGGVRAVDSPAVGDRGRD from the coding sequence ATGTACCCCGTCGATCCGGCGAACGGGTATCGGGTCCGGGCACGGGATCTGGAGTTCCTCGGGTACTCCGAGGAGCAGCTCGGCTGGTGGCAGGGCAAAGCGGCGCCGAACGGTCTGACGCCGGGGCAGTTCCGCGAGTTCCGGACGAGTCTGCTGGACGCGCTGCGTGGGGACGGCATCGCGGTCGACTCGGTCGAGGCGTTCGTGAAGGGATCGAGCGTCACCTTCTTCGGGAACACTCGCAAGTCGTTGCCGACCGCCGCCGAGCTGACCGGCCTGCCCGAGGCGAAGGCACGGCTGGACAAGTGGCTCGGCGACGATCCCGATCGGCCGCGGTCGCGGCTTTTCGACGCGATGCACCGGTTGGGGCTGGAGCAGCCGAGCGATGTGGATCTGGTGATCAGTTCGGACGAGATGGTGCGGCGGGTCCGGGAGCGGTTCGCGAGCGATCCGGCGCACGGGTTGGACGACTACCTGCACCCGAAGTACAGGTTCGTGCGCAAAGCGCTGATGAATGAGACCTTTCCGGGGCTCGCTGACTGGGCCGAGCGCTGGCAGGGCCAACTGGGAAGGGAAGTCACTCCGGCTGTGTTCGGGCTGCGGGAGGAAGAGGTCGAGCCGCCTGACCTGGACCAGGGCGTGCGGTGGAAGATCGCCGGTCCGGAGGCGCTGCCGTTGGGGTCTGCCGCCGCCGAGGTCGAGCGGCTGGGCGGACGGCGTTCGTACGAGGACGTGCTGCGGGTTGCTCCGCCTGTGTTGCCTTCGCCGCCGGAGAGTGCTGCGTTGCGCGGCAACCAGGTGTCCGCGGTCGATCGGGCGTTGCTGCGGTTCCTGGACGCCGAGGTGAATCTGTCGGCCGATGCCTACCGGGTGCTGGGTGAGCGCGTCGGTCAGGTACATCAGGCCTTCACCGCGGACACGGTCTTCTCGGCGAACGAGAACCGGCTGCTGGGGCAGGGCAGTTGCTTCTTCGGTACGGCGATCCAGCCGGTCGCCGGGCGCGGCCTCGACGTCGACGTACTGCTCGAGCTTCCGTATCGGGCGGACTGGGAACCACGGCGCTATCTGACCGAAGCTGAGCGGGCTCTGCGCGAGAGCGGTGTCGGTGCCGACGCGGTGGAGCGGCAGAGCCGGAACGTGCGGATCGACTTCCCGGGCGAGGTGCATGTGGACGTCGTACCGATGGTCATGCTGCCGTCGGGCGAGAAGGCGATCGTGAACTTCGACGAGGACGCGTTCCAGCCGGTCGATCCGGCCGGGATGGCGGAGTGGATCGATCAGCAGGACGAGCGGTCCGGCGGCAGTTTGCGGCCGGTGGTGCGGCTGCTCAAGTACGCCAGGGCAATGGATGGGCAGTTGCCGTGTGCACCGATCTCGCTGACCGTGATGCTGGGCGAGCAGGTCAGGTCGTCCGCGGAGATCACTCGGGACAGTGGGTTGACCGGTGATCTGTCGCGGCTGGTCGACGGGCTGTGCGAGGCCACCGCGTCGCCGGAGCAGAAACCGCGGATCGTCGATCCGAGCCGGCCGGAGGTGAACTTCGACCATCGCTGGAAGTGGGGCGACTATCAGCAGTTCCGGGTCGGCATCCGCGACTACCGCGAGCGGTTGACGACTGCGCTGCGGACCGATCCCGAGGGCTTGCGGCCGGAGGTGTGGACGCCGGTCTTCGGGCGGGAGTTCGCGCGGTATCTGGAGGGTGGTGGGGTGGAGCCGGCTTCGTCGTCGGAGTCCGAAGTTGGTCGGCGGGGGAACGGCGTCCGGCGGGATGTCGGCGGTGTGGGTCAGGGGAGTGGCGACTCGCGGCGAGATGCCGAGGCTGTGAAGCAGGGAAGTGGCGACTCGCGGCGAGATGCCGAGGCTGCGAAGCAGGGAAGCGGTGACCCGCGGCGGGATGTCGGGGCTGCGGGGCAGGGAAATGGTGGCTCCCGGCGGGATGTCGAGTTGCGGGCGTCGATGGCCAAGGCCTTCGGTGGGGCGGTGCCGACGGGGCGAGTGGTCCGAGCAGTTGAGTCGCGGCAGGGCGGCGTACGGGCGGTGGATTCGCCGGCTGTGGGAGATCGCGGGCGGGACTAA
- a CDS encoding AAA family ATPase, with the protein MRLHRLTLRNFRGVKDRTVDLPGIGTTVIVGDNEVGKSSLVEAFALVFDFPDDSKSTRIRDIQPVGQDVAPEVTVELTLGGRELTYTKRWLKNRSTELSVVEPDGRRQTFTGREAHNEAERLFAENVDPVLWQTLMVGQGQSLVLPTPADAEPLITAVTAESGTPVDGASMPLVTAVEHEYLRYWTRGGRPTGDFAKSAQHVAAAELAAEQALKAMDEVLSDIRRAERLALDVADLSGRLETHLESVEDLRERKKATDEILLRRDSIRSRAETARARLENHTRTRLERERLLADVERFTRADLDLAERRSEAETVARKASEVVHAAEAALAEVVELKDERRAEVQDVERLVSALMDRAELDRLLGQQTELVDVRARIAAAGAVLDAILVDDALVTALEDARAKVVEARAALAAGVPEVSVRRLGGEAVELSGTGLDAGAGQKAPSSLGEDGSIELLVSGELVVGVPGAVEVRVRAGGEAATLRAAVDEAVRREKDLLKKARVKDLAAARELLRKGDLASAELQEARRTERSLTSGGDPAERIAVLTSRLGFVEGEEAEEPAAKQPADVSVPGQMSLFEQFEPDENAFDFAELEIPEPLEVGELAVAQRRLENARAGLAEAERLLADAEFAAAQARKAADEDRSEAQQARARAELAGERLAAAVEALEAARAVLADDEVEAAEVEATGEVEAVLDELTAVQEQVDEAGADRVADELANALAVADRLRRERDGLRDSLRTTEGRLEQSGRDGLATRRDTAELELAAIRLEHESLKRRADAARRVYETLGRHRAEAQTKYSEPLQTRIEALGRTVYGPSFRVWLDDDLAVAERELDGARLRVDALSTGAQEQLAIITRLAISHLVSTGEGSVPVIFDDALGWSDKARLRDMGALLGRAGDHGQVIILTCMPDRYESVPRATYLKLES; encoded by the coding sequence ATGAGGCTGCATCGACTGACGCTGCGGAACTTCCGTGGCGTCAAGGACCGTACTGTCGACCTGCCTGGCATCGGTACCACGGTGATCGTCGGCGACAACGAGGTCGGCAAGTCCAGCCTGGTCGAGGCGTTCGCGCTGGTCTTCGACTTCCCCGACGACTCCAAGTCGACCCGGATCCGCGACATCCAGCCGGTCGGCCAGGACGTCGCCCCCGAGGTGACGGTCGAGCTGACCCTGGGTGGGCGCGAGCTGACCTACACCAAACGCTGGCTGAAGAACCGCTCGACCGAGCTGTCGGTGGTCGAGCCCGACGGACGGCGGCAGACCTTCACCGGTCGCGAGGCGCACAACGAGGCCGAGCGGCTCTTCGCCGAGAACGTCGATCCCGTGCTCTGGCAGACGTTGATGGTCGGCCAAGGCCAGTCGCTCGTGCTGCCGACCCCGGCCGACGCCGAGCCGCTGATCACCGCGGTGACCGCCGAGTCCGGTACTCCGGTCGACGGCGCTTCGATGCCGCTGGTCACGGCGGTCGAGCACGAGTATCTCCGCTACTGGACCCGTGGTGGTCGCCCGACCGGTGACTTCGCCAAGTCGGCCCAGCACGTCGCGGCGGCCGAGCTCGCCGCCGAGCAGGCGCTGAAGGCGATGGACGAGGTGCTGTCCGACATCCGCCGGGCCGAGCGGCTCGCGCTCGACGTGGCCGACCTGTCCGGGCGGCTGGAGACCCACCTCGAATCGGTCGAGGACCTGCGCGAGCGCAAGAAGGCGACCGACGAGATCCTGCTCCGGCGCGACTCGATCCGCAGCCGTGCCGAGACCGCTCGCGCCCGGCTGGAGAACCACACCCGCACCCGGCTCGAACGGGAACGGCTGCTGGCCGACGTCGAGCGGTTCACCAGGGCCGACCTCGACCTCGCCGAGCGGCGGTCCGAGGCCGAGACCGTGGCGCGGAAGGCGTCCGAGGTCGTGCATGCGGCCGAGGCCGCGCTGGCAGAGGTCGTCGAGCTCAAGGACGAGCGGCGGGCCGAGGTCCAGGACGTGGAGCGGCTCGTCTCGGCGCTGATGGACCGGGCCGAGCTCGATCGCCTGCTGGGCCAGCAGACCGAACTGGTCGACGTACGGGCCCGGATCGCTGCCGCCGGAGCGGTGCTCGACGCGATCCTGGTCGACGACGCGCTGGTCACCGCGCTGGAGGACGCGCGGGCCAAGGTCGTCGAGGCGCGCGCCGCGCTGGCGGCCGGCGTACCGGAGGTGTCGGTACGGCGGCTGGGTGGCGAGGCGGTCGAGTTGTCGGGGACCGGGCTGGATGCCGGGGCCGGGCAGAAGGCGCCTTCGTCGCTGGGCGAGGACGGATCGATCGAGCTGCTGGTGTCCGGCGAGCTGGTGGTCGGCGTACCGGGGGCGGTGGAGGTCAGGGTCCGCGCGGGTGGCGAGGCGGCGACTCTGCGGGCGGCCGTGGACGAGGCTGTCCGGCGCGAGAAGGATCTGCTGAAGAAGGCCCGGGTCAAGGATCTGGCGGCCGCGCGGGAGCTGCTGCGCAAGGGTGATCTGGCCTCGGCGGAGCTGCAGGAGGCCCGGCGGACGGAGAGGTCGCTGACTTCGGGCGGCGACCCGGCGGAGCGGATCGCGGTGCTGACCTCGCGGCTCGGGTTCGTCGAGGGCGAGGAGGCTGAGGAGCCGGCGGCCAAGCAGCCTGCCGATGTGAGCGTGCCCGGGCAGATGTCGCTGTTCGAGCAGTTCGAGCCGGATGAGAACGCCTTCGACTTCGCCGAGCTGGAGATCCCGGAGCCGCTGGAGGTCGGCGAACTGGCGGTCGCCCAACGACGGCTGGAGAACGCCCGCGCCGGCCTGGCCGAGGCGGAACGGTTGCTGGCCGACGCGGAGTTCGCGGCCGCGCAGGCGCGGAAGGCAGCCGACGAGGATCGGTCCGAGGCGCAGCAGGCGCGAGCCCGCGCGGAGCTGGCGGGAGAGCGGTTGGCCGCCGCCGTCGAGGCGCTGGAGGCTGCGCGTGCGGTGCTGGCCGACGACGAGGTCGAGGCTGCCGAGGTCGAGGCGACCGGTGAGGTCGAGGCGGTGCTCGACGAGCTGACCGCCGTACAGGAGCAGGTCGACGAGGCCGGGGCCGATCGCGTCGCTGACGAGTTGGCGAACGCGCTGGCGGTCGCGGACCGGTTGCGGCGAGAGCGGGACGGATTGCGCGACTCGCTGCGAACGACCGAGGGCCGGCTGGAGCAGTCGGGGCGCGACGGCCTGGCGACCCGCCGCGACACGGCCGAGCTGGAACTGGCGGCGATCCGGCTGGAACACGAGAGCCTGAAGCGCCGCGCCGACGCGGCTCGCCGGGTCTACGAGACCCTCGGCCGGCATCGCGCGGAGGCGCAGACGAAGTACTCCGAGCCGTTGCAGACCCGGATCGAGGCGCTCGGCCGCACGGTGTACGGACCGTCCTTCCGCGTCTGGCTGGACGACGATCTCGCGGTCGCTGAGCGCGAACTGGACGGCGCGCGCCTTCGGGTGGACGCGTTGTCGACGGGCGCGCAGGAGCAGCTCGCGATCATCACCAGGCTCGCGATCAGCCACCTGGTGAGCACCGGCGAGGGGAGCGTCCCGGTCATCTTCGACGACGCCCTCGGCTGGTCCGACAAGGCCCGACTGCGCGACATGGGCGCGTTGCTGGGCCGCGCCGGCGACCACGGCCAGGTGATCATCCTGACCTGCATGCCGGACCGGTACGAGTCCGTTCCCCGCGCGACCTACCTCAAGCTCGAGTCCTGA
- a CDS encoding metallophosphoesterase family protein, producing the protein MNDSITFLHSSDWQLGMMRRFLGPDGQARWAQARLDAVMRIGDVAKQTGAAFVVVTGDVFEHNQVERQTILRAGEALKRIEVPVVLLPGNHDALEPGSLWSSAQWSAHAPDHVIVVTDSRPFEVVPGVEIVGAPWRSRRPVSDPAAPGYADLKPAPAGTTRILLAHGQLTSLSGGMSDVPTIDQVALEAAVADGRLHYVGLGDRHSTTEVTERIWFSGTQEVTAPEETQPGNVLKVTLGAGTVEVEPIRVGAWHMVEHHAELYDEESLTALEDFFAELPDKERTYVRLAADGSLPLPLLSRLDAMVDAQGEVFASVERWAKFWTVRPAPDAADLDALQLSGPARAAMEELRQALAGGDEGAGAALTLMHRLARDAG; encoded by the coding sequence ATGAACGACTCGATCACCTTTCTGCACAGCTCCGACTGGCAGCTGGGCATGATGCGCCGGTTCCTGGGGCCGGACGGTCAGGCTCGGTGGGCTCAGGCGCGGCTGGACGCCGTCATGCGGATCGGGGACGTCGCGAAGCAGACCGGCGCGGCCTTCGTGGTGGTCACCGGGGACGTCTTCGAGCACAACCAGGTCGAGCGGCAGACGATCCTGCGCGCGGGTGAGGCGCTGAAGCGGATCGAGGTGCCGGTGGTGCTGCTGCCGGGCAACCACGACGCGCTCGAGCCCGGCTCGCTCTGGTCGTCGGCGCAGTGGTCGGCGCACGCGCCGGACCACGTGATCGTGGTGACCGACAGCCGGCCGTTCGAGGTGGTGCCGGGCGTCGAGATCGTCGGCGCGCCCTGGCGATCGCGCCGGCCGGTGTCGGATCCTGCGGCTCCCGGGTACGCCGACCTGAAGCCCGCTCCTGCCGGGACGACGCGCATCCTGCTCGCGCACGGGCAGCTGACCAGCCTCAGCGGCGGCATGTCCGACGTACCGACGATCGACCAGGTCGCGCTCGAGGCGGCCGTCGCGGACGGGCGGCTGCACTATGTCGGTCTCGGCGACCGGCACTCCACCACCGAGGTGACCGAGCGGATCTGGTTCTCCGGCACGCAGGAGGTCACCGCGCCGGAGGAGACGCAGCCGGGCAACGTGCTGAAGGTGACGCTCGGCGCCGGGACCGTCGAGGTCGAGCCGATCAGGGTCGGCGCCTGGCACATGGTCGAGCATCACGCGGAGCTGTACGACGAGGAGTCGCTGACCGCGCTGGAGGACTTCTTCGCCGAACTGCCCGACAAGGAGCGGACCTACGTCCGGCTCGCCGCCGACGGGTCGCTGCCGCTGCCGCTGCTGAGCCGGCTGGACGCGATGGTCGACGCGCAGGGTGAGGTGTTCGCGAGCGTCGAGCGGTGGGCCAAGTTCTGGACGGTCCGGCCGGCTCCGGACGCCGCGGACCTCGACGCGCTGCAGCTGAGCGGACCGGCGCGGGCCGCGATGGAGGAGTTGCGGCAGGCTCTGGCCGGTGGCGACGAGGGCGCGGGCGCGGCGCTCACTCTGATGCACAGGCTGGCGCGGGACGCGGGATGA
- a CDS encoding GNAT family N-acetyltransferase, producing MDTYLETERLVLRRFTAGDTDLLVELDSDAEVMRYLTGEPTPRAEIEQKVLPEILARYETHPDLGTFAAHEQSTGQFLGWFGLQPTSEAGTVDVGYRLNRSAWGRGYATEGTRALIDRAFNELGMARVIADTMAVNMKSRRVMVKAGLRFVRLFHVHFDDPLPGTEYGEVEYAIDRSAWEAGL from the coding sequence ATGGACACCTATCTCGAGACCGAGCGGCTGGTACTGCGCCGCTTCACGGCGGGCGATACCGACCTGCTGGTGGAGCTGGACTCCGATGCCGAGGTGATGCGGTACCTGACCGGCGAGCCGACGCCACGGGCGGAGATCGAGCAGAAGGTGCTGCCGGAGATCCTCGCGCGGTACGAGACGCACCCGGATCTGGGGACGTTCGCGGCGCACGAGCAGTCGACCGGGCAGTTCCTCGGGTGGTTCGGGTTGCAGCCGACGAGCGAGGCCGGGACGGTCGACGTCGGGTACCGGCTGAACCGGTCGGCCTGGGGGCGGGGGTACGCGACCGAGGGCACCCGGGCGCTGATCGACCGGGCGTTCAACGAGCTAGGGATGGCAAGGGTGATCGCGGACACGATGGCGGTCAACATGAAGTCCCGGCGGGTGATGGTGAAGGCCGGGCTGCGGTTCGTGCGGCTCTTCCACGTGCACTTCGACGACCCGCTGCCGGGCACGGAGTACGGCGAGGTCGAGTACGCGATCGACCGGAGCGCCTGGGAAGCCGGCCTCTGA